The Halogranum gelatinilyticum genome contains a region encoding:
- a CDS encoding replication factor C small subunit, with product MSEAESSSPGREIWIEKYRPQTLDDVYGQEDIVDRLESYIAQHDLPHLLFAGPAGIGKTTCATAIAREVYGDDWRGNFLELNASDERGIDVVRDRIKNFARASFGGHDYRIIFLDEADSLTSDAQSALRRTMEQFSDNTRFILSCNYSSKIIDPIQSRCAVFRFSPLSDDAVAGQIRKIANREGIEMTDEGLDALVYAADGDMRRAINSLQAAATTGDVVDEEAVYMITSTARPEEIESMVTAAIDGDFARARSTLDTLLTETGMAGGDIIDQLHRGAWDFGLSQRETVRLMERIGEADYRITEGANEQVQLEALLASLALDE from the coding sequence ATGAGCGAGGCCGAGAGTTCGTCGCCGGGCCGCGAGATCTGGATCGAGAAGTACCGACCGCAGACGCTCGACGACGTGTACGGACAGGAGGACATCGTCGACCGCCTGGAGAGCTACATCGCCCAGCACGACCTGCCGCATCTCCTCTTTGCCGGTCCCGCGGGCATCGGCAAGACGACCTGCGCGACCGCCATCGCCCGCGAGGTCTACGGCGACGACTGGCGCGGCAACTTCCTCGAACTCAACGCCTCCGACGAACGCGGTATCGACGTCGTCCGCGACCGCATCAAGAACTTCGCCCGCGCCTCCTTCGGCGGCCACGATTACCGTATCATCTTCCTCGACGAGGCCGACTCGCTGACCTCGGACGCCCAGTCCGCGCTCCGCCGGACGATGGAGCAGTTCTCGGACAACACCCGCTTTATCCTCTCGTGTAACTACTCCTCGAAGATCATCGACCCCATCCAGTCGCGGTGTGCGGTCTTCCGGTTCTCGCCGCTCTCGGACGACGCCGTCGCGGGCCAGATTCGGAAGATCGCGAACCGCGAAGGCATCGAGATGACCGACGAGGGGCTGGACGCGCTGGTCTACGCCGCCGACGGCGACATGCGCCGCGCCATCAACTCCCTGCAGGCGGCGGCGACGACGGGCGACGTCGTCGACGAGGAAGCCGTCTACATGATTACGAGTACCGCCCGCCCCGAGGAGATCGAGTCGATGGTGACCGCCGCAATCGATGGCGACTTCGCCCGCGCGCGCTCGACACTCGATACGCTCCTCACCGAGACGGGGATGGCCGGCGGCGACATCATCGACCAACTGCACCGCGGCGCGTGGGACTTCGGGCTCAGCCAGCGCGAGACGGTCCGGCTGATGGAACGCATCGGCGAGGCCGACTACCGCATCACTGAAGGGGCGAACGAGCAGGTGCAGTTAGAGGCACTGCTCGCGTCGCTCGCGCTGGACGAATAG
- a CDS encoding DUF7563 family protein, producing MPSCDHCGSHVSERFARVFADETGQVFACPNCSANAGIAEVARQRARA from the coding sequence ATGCCAAGTTGCGACCACTGCGGGTCGCACGTGTCGGAACGCTTCGCACGCGTGTTCGCCGACGAGACGGGCCAGGTCTTCGCCTGCCCGAACTGCTCGGCAAACGCGGGTATCGCGGAAGTCGCACGACAGCGTGCACGCGCATAA
- a CDS encoding SDR family NAD(P)-dependent oxidoreductase → MPRTAVVAGVGPGLGASIARKLASEDCQVALLARSVDYLQELADELGEGALAVPADLAEPAEVRDAFATVRDELGAVDILVNHASGSAWKGLQDLSVDEFQGVWEVAARGGFVCSQEALSDMLAGDGGTVIFTGATSSVRGRDGALGFSSAKFAVRGMAESMARELGPEGIHVAHVVLDGGILPPDREVANPEEYLDPDAIAESYWQLVEQDESAWTLELDLRPHVEEF, encoded by the coding sequence ATGCCACGAACTGCCGTCGTCGCCGGTGTCGGTCCCGGACTCGGCGCGTCTATCGCCCGCAAACTCGCCAGCGAGGACTGTCAGGTCGCGCTGCTCGCGCGGTCTGTCGACTATCTCCAGGAACTCGCCGACGAATTGGGCGAGGGCGCGCTCGCCGTCCCGGCGGACCTCGCGGAGCCTGCGGAGGTTCGCGACGCCTTCGCGACCGTCCGCGACGAACTCGGCGCGGTCGACATCCTTGTCAACCACGCCAGCGGCTCGGCGTGGAAGGGCCTGCAGGACCTCTCGGTCGACGAGTTCCAGGGCGTCTGGGAAGTCGCCGCTCGCGGCGGCTTCGTCTGCTCGCAGGAGGCGCTCTCGGATATGCTCGCCGGCGACGGCGGGACGGTGATCTTCACCGGGGCGACGTCCTCGGTTCGAGGCCGTGACGGCGCGCTCGGCTTCTCCAGCGCGAAGTTCGCGGTCCGCGGGATGGCCGAGTCGATGGCGCGGGAGCTGGGTCCCGAGGGCATCCACGTCGCCCACGTCGTGTTAGACGGCGGGATTCTGCCGCCCGACCGCGAGGTAGCGAACCCGGAGGAGTATCTCGACCCCGACGCCATCGCCGAGAGCTACTGGCAGCTGGTCGAACAGGACGAGAGCGCGTGGACCTTGGAACTGGACCTGCGGCCACACGTCGAGGAGTTCTGA
- a CDS encoding NADPH-dependent FMN reductase: protein MTTVVAVCGSRRAGSYTKIALEHALAAAEQAGAEVDLLDLGAVDLPLYHPDEDVQGDSAALVRRVREADGVILGSPVYHGTLSSTLKNFHDYCSGDDYEDTVVGLLVTAGGASHGATLEHMRSTVRNVHGWTIPQQVGIPHASRQFEDGEFVDEGLRKRTEELGLLVAKHAAAVSQGKSPLAVDD from the coding sequence ATGACGACAGTCGTCGCCGTCTGTGGCAGCCGTCGGGCAGGCAGCTACACGAAGATCGCACTCGAACACGCACTCGCCGCCGCCGAGCAGGCCGGTGCCGAGGTCGACCTCCTCGACCTCGGTGCCGTCGACCTCCCGCTCTACCACCCCGACGAGGACGTCCAGGGCGACTCCGCCGCGCTCGTCCGCCGAGTCCGGGAAGCCGACGGCGTGATTCTCGGCTCACCCGTCTACCACGGGACGCTCTCCTCGACGCTGAAGAACTTCCACGACTACTGTTCGGGCGACGACTACGAGGATACCGTCGTCGGCCTGCTCGTGACCGCCGGTGGCGCGTCCCATGGGGCGACGCTCGAACATATGCGCTCGACCGTCCGCAACGTCCACGGCTGGACGATTCCCCAGCAGGTGGGTATCCCTCACGCCTCCCGTCAGTTCGAGGACGGTGAATTCGTCGACGAGGGCCTCCGCAAACGAACCGAAGAACTCGGACTACTGGTCGCCAAACACGCCGCCGCAGTCAGTCAGGGGAAATCGCCTCTCGCTGTCGACGACTGA
- a CDS encoding phosphoglucomutase/phosphomannomutase family protein, with protein sequence MDEISFGTDGWRATLDTFTDDRVRIVGQAVADYLRDEGHDEPVVVGYDARETSPGFAESLAEVLSGNGFDVILPERDSPTPVTAWAIVSRECAGALMVTASHNPPEYNGVKFIPEDGAPALPEVTEQIEANLREPDFLPEDEHGSIDRVDLVADHAEHARDLADADLSGLTVVYDAMHGSGRGVTDELLESAGAEVITLRTDEDPTFGGNSPEPSAENLEGLVEAVREHDADFGVANDGDADRLALATPERGFLDENLFFAAVYDYLLESDSGPAVRTVSTTFLIDRIAEAHGEEVYETPVGFKWVAQAMGEHDVLMGGEESGGFSVRGHIREKDGVLMSLVAGAAASEESIDSRVDRLLEEHGDIVADKVSLECPDDEKERVLSDLESEIPESVAGREVAKVVTLDGFKLLLDDGSWLLVRPSGTEPAMRIYAEAGSEERVEALLADGRELVSALL encoded by the coding sequence ATGGACGAGATCTCTTTCGGTACCGACGGCTGGCGTGCCACACTGGACACCTTCACCGACGACCGTGTCCGCATCGTCGGACAGGCGGTCGCCGACTATCTCCGCGACGAGGGCCACGACGAGCCGGTCGTCGTCGGCTACGACGCCCGCGAGACCTCGCCCGGCTTCGCCGAGAGTCTCGCCGAGGTGCTTTCCGGAAACGGCTTCGACGTGATTCTCCCCGAGCGCGACTCGCCGACGCCCGTGACGGCGTGGGCCATCGTCTCCCGTGAGTGCGCCGGCGCACTGATGGTCACGGCCTCGCACAACCCGCCCGAGTACAACGGCGTGAAGTTCATCCCCGAGGACGGCGCGCCCGCACTGCCCGAGGTGACCGAACAGATCGAGGCGAACCTCCGCGAACCCGACTTCCTGCCCGAAGACGAACACGGCTCTATCGACCGCGTCGACCTCGTCGCCGACCACGCCGAGCACGCTCGGGACCTCGCCGACGCGGACCTCTCGGGGCTCACCGTCGTCTACGACGCGATGCACGGCAGCGGCCGCGGCGTGACCGACGAACTCCTCGAATCCGCCGGTGCGGAAGTCATCACGCTCCGCACCGACGAGGACCCGACGTTCGGCGGAAACTCGCCGGAACCGAGCGCGGAGAACCTCGAAGGGCTGGTCGAGGCCGTCCGCGAACACGACGCGGACTTCGGGGTCGCCAACGACGGCGACGCCGACCGCCTCGCGCTGGCGACGCCCGAGCGCGGCTTCCTCGACGAGAACCTCTTCTTCGCCGCAGTCTACGACTATCTCCTCGAATCGGATTCCGGGCCAGCAGTCCGCACGGTCTCGACGACGTTCCTCATCGACCGCATCGCCGAGGCGCACGGCGAGGAGGTCTACGAGACCCCCGTCGGCTTCAAGTGGGTCGCGCAGGCGATGGGCGAACACGACGTGCTGATGGGCGGCGAGGAGTCCGGCGGCTTCTCGGTCCGCGGCCACATCCGCGAGAAGGACGGCGTCCTGATGTCGCTCGTCGCCGGCGCGGCAGCCAGCGAGGAGTCCATCGACAGCCGCGTCGACCGCCTGCTGGAGGAACACGGCGACATCGTCGCCGACAAGGTCAGCCTGGAGTGCCCCGACGACGAGAAAGAGCGCGTCCTCTCGGACCTCGAAAGCGAGATTCCGGAGTCGGTCGCCGGGCGCGAGGTGGCGAAGGTCGTCACGCTCGACGGCTTCAAGCTCCTGCTCGACGACGGCTCGTGGCTCCTCGTCCGCCCGAGCGGGACGGAGCCGGCGATGCGTATCTACGCCGAAGCCGGGAGCGAGGAGCGCGTGGAAGCACTGCTCGCCGACGGCCGCGAGCTGGTCAGCGCGCTGCTCTGA
- a CDS encoding GIY-YIG nuclease family protein, translated as MHYVYIVECHDGTYYTGYTTDVERRVDEHNDGTGAKYTRGRTPVELVHTESFDSKSGAMSREYEIKQLTRREKEQLVASSAVADR; from the coding sequence GTGCACTACGTCTACATCGTCGAGTGTCACGACGGCACCTACTACACCGGCTACACTACGGACGTCGAGCGACGCGTCGACGAGCACAACGACGGGACGGGCGCGAAGTACACCCGCGGGCGGACGCCGGTCGAACTGGTCCACACCGAGTCGTTCGACTCGAAGTCGGGGGCGATGAGCCGCGAGTACGAGATCAAACAGCTGACGCGCCGGGAGAAAGAGCAGCTGGTTGCGTCGTCGGCCGTCGCCGACCGCTGA
- a CDS encoding CopD family protein, producing MVPLPLALSSLAVRWAHVVGMAVALGGATFVWFLLRETDGDTALSSTALTAATGYERLFWAAMGLLVMTGVGNLGSLAPGIPGGEWSATLTAKLLLVAAVVLGSLVRSLLVVEARRERAETVAADSLRRSYAATTLALAAVVVLAEVLAHG from the coding sequence ATGGTCCCCCTCCCACTGGCACTCTCGTCGCTCGCCGTCCGCTGGGCGCACGTCGTCGGCATGGCGGTCGCCCTCGGCGGCGCGACGTTCGTCTGGTTCCTGCTCCGCGAGACGGACGGTGACACCGCCCTCTCCTCGACCGCACTGACGGCCGCGACGGGCTACGAACGGCTCTTCTGGGCCGCGATGGGGTTGCTCGTGATGACCGGCGTCGGCAACCTCGGCAGTCTCGCCCCGGGAATTCCCGGCGGCGAGTGGTCGGCGACGCTGACGGCCAAACTCCTCTTGGTCGCCGCCGTCGTCCTCGGCTCGCTCGTCCGCAGCCTGCTCGTCGTCGAAGCCCGCCGCGAGCGAGCCGAGACCGTCGCAGCCGACAGCCTCAGACGAAGTTACGCGGCTACGACGCTCGCACTCGCCGCGGTGGTCGTTCTCGCGGAGGTGCTCGCCCATGGCTGA
- a CDS encoding DUF1931 domain-containing protein: MADLIVKAAVKEYLDDKNVASDFYDALDEEVKELLDDAARRAEDNDRKTVQPRDL, translated from the coding sequence ATGGCAGACCTCATTGTCAAAGCAGCCGTCAAGGAGTACCTCGATGACAAGAACGTTGCGTCGGACTTCTACGACGCACTCGACGAGGAAGTGAAGGAACTGCTCGACGACGCAGCACGTCGCGCAGAAGACAACGACCGCAAGACGGTCCAGCCGCGCGACCTGTAA
- the rpiA gene encoding ribose-5-phosphate isomerase RpiA, whose protein sequence is MKTTGGSDAAKRDAGESAADLVTDGTVVGLGTGSTAAHAIRALGRAVDSGLDIRGVPTSFASRELAREAGIPLVDLDEVDGVDIAIDGADQVAGGDLIKGGGAAHAREKIVDAAADRFVVVADPSKEVETLDHLVPVEVLPAARTTVASAVESAGGDPVLRDAEHKDGPVVTDNGNLVLDCDFGAIEAAAALARTLSETPGVVEHGLFVGLADEVHVGTGEGVTVHEL, encoded by the coding sequence ATGAAGACGACAGGCGGCAGCGACGCCGCGAAGCGCGACGCCGGGGAGAGTGCAGCGGACCTCGTGACCGACGGGACCGTCGTCGGTCTCGGCACCGGCAGCACCGCCGCACACGCCATCCGCGCGCTCGGCCGGGCGGTCGACTCGGGGCTGGACATCCGGGGCGTTCCGACCTCCTTCGCCTCGCGCGAACTGGCTCGCGAGGCCGGAATTCCGCTCGTCGACCTCGACGAGGTCGACGGCGTCGACATCGCTATCGACGGAGCCGACCAGGTCGCCGGTGGCGACCTCATCAAGGGTGGCGGTGCCGCGCACGCACGGGAGAAGATCGTCGACGCGGCAGCGGACCGCTTCGTCGTCGTCGCCGACCCCTCGAAAGAGGTCGAGACACTGGACCATCTGGTCCCGGTCGAGGTGCTCCCGGCCGCGCGGACGACCGTCGCGTCGGCCGTCGAGTCCGCGGGCGGCGACCCCGTGCTGCGGGACGCCGAACACAAGGACGGCCCCGTCGTCACCGACAACGGCAACCTCGTACTCGACTGTGACTTCGGTGCCATCGAGGCAGCCGCGGCATTGGCACGGACGCTCTCGGAGACGCCGGGCGTCGTCGAACACGGGCTGTTCGTCGGGCTGGCCGACGAGGTCCACGTCGGCACCGGCGAGGGCGTCACGGTTCACGAACTGTAG
- a CDS encoding ORC1-type DNA replication protein: MPDDPEEGMLSWDESVFRDEHVFEIDYVPESFKHRESQMQSLKYALRPAVRGSRPLNTIVSGPPGTGKTTAVQKLFGELSAETDVRNVRVNCQVDSTRYAVFSRIFEAIFDYEPPSSGISFKKLFGQITDRLVEDDEVLVVALDDVNYLFYENEASDTLYSLLRAHEAHSGARIGVIIISSDLSLDVIEELDTRVQSVFRPEEVYFPVYDERDIVDILRERAKRGFHEGVVGTPELDRVAELTAEKGDLRVGIDLLRRAGLNAEMRASRTVNVGDVEEAYEKSKYIHLSRSLRGLSESETALVRVIAEHDGEQAGEVYDAFHEDTGLGYTRYSEITNKLDQLGIIEAAYTDVGGRGRSRALSLAYDPEAVLDRL, translated from the coding sequence CCAGACGACCCCGAGGAGGGGATGCTGTCGTGGGACGAGTCGGTGTTCCGTGACGAGCACGTCTTCGAGATCGACTACGTTCCGGAGTCGTTCAAACACCGCGAGAGCCAGATGCAGAGCCTGAAGTACGCTCTGCGTCCGGCGGTTCGCGGTTCCCGTCCCCTCAACACCATCGTCAGCGGACCGCCCGGCACCGGCAAGACGACGGCGGTCCAGAAGCTCTTCGGGGAACTCAGTGCCGAGACCGACGTGCGGAACGTCCGCGTCAACTGCCAAGTGGATTCGACACGCTACGCCGTCTTCTCGCGTATCTTCGAGGCCATCTTCGACTACGAACCCCCCTCCTCGGGTATCTCGTTCAAGAAGCTCTTCGGCCAGATCACCGACCGTCTCGTCGAGGACGACGAGGTGCTCGTGGTCGCACTCGACGACGTCAACTACCTCTTCTACGAGAACGAGGCCTCAGACACCCTCTACTCGCTGCTCCGCGCCCACGAGGCCCACTCCGGGGCGCGCATCGGCGTCATCATCATCTCCTCGGACCTCTCGCTCGACGTCATCGAGGAACTCGACACGCGCGTCCAGAGCGTCTTCCGGCCCGAGGAGGTCTACTTCCCGGTCTACGACGAGCGGGACATCGTCGACATCCTCAGAGAACGTGCCAAGCGCGGCTTCCACGAGGGCGTCGTCGGGACGCCGGAACTCGACCGCGTCGCCGAGTTGACCGCCGAGAAGGGCGACCTCCGGGTCGGTATCGACCTCCTGCGTCGTGCCGGTCTCAACGCCGAGATGCGCGCCAGTCGGACGGTCAACGTCGGCGACGTCGAGGAAGCCTACGAGAAGTCGAAGTATATCCATCTCTCGCGGAGCCTCCGCGGTCTCTCAGAATCCGAAACTGCGCTCGTCCGCGTCATCGCCGAACACGACGGCGAGCAGGCCGGCGAGGTCTACGACGCCTTCCACGAGGACACCGGACTCGGCTACACCCGCTACTCGGAGATCACCAACAAACTCGACCAGCTCGGAATCATCGAAGCGGCCTACACCGACGTCGGCGGCCGCGGCCGGTCTCGCGCGCTCTCGCTCGCCTACGACCCCGAGGCCGTGTTGGACCGGCTGTAA
- the larB gene encoding nickel pincer cofactor biosynthesis protein LarB, whose protein sequence is MRDILDAVAAGDLSPADAEVQLRGYATTDNGRFDAAREQRRGVPEAILGEGKTPAEISDLAATAVETTGRAIVTRTDEDDVTALHDRFDGEDVSVDHDHRAKTVVVHEEGYEGPTLAATVGIVTGGTSDAAVAGEAAVIAREMGATVEFVEDVGVAHLGRVLDHLDTLRESDVLIVAAGREGALPTVVAGLVDTPVIGLPVPTGYGAGGEGRAALDGMLQSCTIISVVNIGAGFVAGAQAGLVARAVDGARDA, encoded by the coding sequence ATGCGCGATATTCTGGACGCCGTCGCCGCTGGCGACCTCTCACCGGCGGACGCCGAAGTACAGCTACGTGGCTACGCGACGACCGACAACGGCCGGTTCGACGCCGCTCGCGAGCAACGACGCGGAGTTCCGGAGGCCATCCTCGGGGAGGGAAAGACTCCGGCAGAGATCAGTGACCTCGCGGCGACGGCCGTCGAGACCACGGGCAGAGCCATCGTCACCCGCACCGACGAGGACGACGTGACCGCCCTCCACGACCGCTTCGACGGTGAGGACGTCTCGGTCGACCACGACCACCGCGCGAAGACGGTCGTCGTCCACGAGGAGGGCTACGAGGGGCCGACGCTGGCCGCGACGGTCGGCATCGTCACCGGCGGGACATCCGACGCTGCGGTCGCTGGCGAGGCCGCAGTCATCGCCCGCGAGATGGGCGCGACCGTGGAGTTCGTCGAAGACGTCGGGGTCGCCCATCTCGGCCGCGTGCTCGACCATCTCGACACGCTCCGCGAGTCGGACGTGCTCATCGTCGCCGCCGGGCGGGAGGGCGCGCTGCCGACGGTCGTCGCCGGGCTGGTCGACACGCCAGTCATCGGCCTGCCGGTGCCAACGGGCTACGGCGCGGGCGGCGAAGGGCGGGCGGCACTCGACGGGATGCTCCAGTCGTGTACCATCATCTCGGTCGTCAACATCGGCGCGGGCTTCGTCGCCGGAGCACAGGCCGGACTGGTCGCACGCGCCGTCGACGGCGCGCGCGACGCCTGA
- a CDS encoding bactofilin family protein gives MRRPRPTTLVAALLVALVVGAGALAVATPPTVVGGGGETVRGGQVASGETVVVAGTVEGDLRAYGVTVVVRGEVTGDVQAFGGTVRLAGDVGGSTVAYGGRVVVAENATLSGPLNAGGGSVRLAGTVADDVQVLGDRVVLAEGGRVSGDLVYDARLADEGGTVVGTLDPTSRFLGPLGTLLRLTRFAPVLVPGLAALVGLAGMQWLGMSVASVTRRHHGRLLDSLLTGLVAVLTLVVVAVLLAASLVGLPVAAVVLTLGVTLALAGLAAGQVALGSRLLAVVDRDGGQVAPLVGAAAVTLAWQVPVVGVAVPTIALLTGLGALVAETRGQR, from the coding sequence ATGCGCCGTCCCCGCCCCACGACGCTCGTCGCTGCCCTCCTCGTCGCGCTCGTCGTCGGTGCGGGCGCGCTCGCCGTCGCGACACCCCCCACCGTCGTCGGAGGCGGAGGCGAGACCGTCCGAGGCGGCCAGGTCGCGAGCGGCGAGACCGTGGTCGTCGCCGGGACCGTCGAGGGTGACCTCCGAGCCTACGGCGTGACCGTCGTCGTCAGGGGCGAGGTCACGGGCGACGTGCAGGCGTTCGGCGGCACCGTCCGCCTCGCGGGCGACGTCGGCGGCAGCACCGTCGCCTACGGCGGCCGGGTCGTCGTCGCCGAGAACGCCACGCTCTCGGGACCGCTCAACGCCGGCGGCGGGAGCGTCCGGCTCGCTGGCACCGTCGCCGACGACGTGCAGGTCCTCGGCGACCGTGTCGTCCTCGCCGAGGGAGGCCGGGTCTCCGGGGACCTCGTCTACGACGCCCGCCTCGCCGACGAAGGGGGAACCGTCGTCGGCACGCTCGACCCGACCAGTCGGTTCCTCGGTCCCCTCGGGACGCTCCTGCGACTGACTCGGTTCGCCCCAGTGCTGGTCCCCGGTCTCGCCGCGCTCGTCGGTCTCGCCGGAATGCAGTGGCTCGGGATGTCCGTCGCGAGCGTGACTCGTCGACACCACGGGCGGCTGCTCGACAGCCTCCTGACCGGTCTCGTCGCGGTCCTGACGCTCGTCGTCGTCGCCGTCCTCCTCGCCGCCTCGCTCGTCGGACTGCCCGTCGCGGCCGTCGTCCTGACGCTCGGTGTCACCCTCGCGCTCGCCGGTCTCGCGGCCGGACAGGTCGCACTCGGCTCCCGGCTTCTCGCTGTCGTCGACCGCGACGGTGGACAGGTAGCCCCGCTCGTCGGTGCCGCCGCGGTCACCCTCGCGTGGCAGGTTCCGGTCGTCGGCGTGGCCGTCCCGACTATCGCGCTCCTGACCGGACTCGGCGCGCTCGTCGCCGAGACGCGCGGCCAGCGGTGA
- a CDS encoding GNAT family N-acetyltransferase codes for MAEGRETVRIRAATADDLVAVMRLFDAAVLEADAGEVGDRISDGSVLVADADGRVVGALALDGSHVDAVAVQKERRGRGIGRRLVEAAADAVDGALTADFDDSVRPFYDALGFEVERRDGRLWGRL; via the coding sequence ATGGCCGAGGGTAGAGAGACCGTCCGCATCAGGGCTGCGACGGCCGACGACCTCGTCGCCGTCATGCGACTGTTCGACGCCGCGGTCCTCGAAGCCGACGCAGGCGAGGTCGGGGACCGAATCAGTGACGGGAGCGTCCTCGTCGCCGACGCCGACGGCCGCGTCGTCGGCGCGCTCGCGCTCGACGGGAGCCACGTCGACGCCGTCGCCGTCCAGAAAGAGCGTCGTGGCCGCGGTATCGGGAGGCGGCTGGTCGAGGCAGCGGCCGACGCCGTCGACGGCGCGCTCACCGCTGACTTCGACGACAGCGTGCGGCCCTTCTACGACGCGCTCGGTTTCGAGGTCGAACGGCGGGACGGTCGGCTGTGGGGTCGGCTGTAG
- the samp2 gene encoding ubiquitin-like small modifier protein SAMP2, giving the protein MNVTVEVVGEETHEVSVPPDGTYADLLSALDLSPHEVSVLVDGRPVPEDQPVETDHVKVLRLIKGGAPCPHEDTVE; this is encoded by the coding sequence ATGAACGTCACCGTCGAAGTCGTCGGTGAGGAGACCCACGAGGTTTCTGTCCCCCCTGACGGCACCTACGCCGACCTCCTCTCGGCCCTCGACCTCTCGCCGCACGAGGTGTCGGTCCTCGTCGACGGCCGTCCCGTCCCCGAGGACCAGCCCGTGGAGACGGACCACGTGAAGGTGCTCCGACTCATCAAGGGCGGCGCGCCGTGCCCGCACGAGGACACTGTCGAGTGA